The genomic window CGAAACTTTGGAAGCCTGGCTTGGCCACACATTCTTCCTCAGTGGTGGGAAAATAATCGAAACCTCCCCCCTCGTATTTGATCCGACAACATCCTTGGGTCTTAGAAGGTTTTTCCTTTTTAGGTGAAGTCTCTTGGTTCTTCGTGTCCTTGGGAGGCTCCGGAGAAACTCCCGAAATAGAAGTCGCGATCCAACAAAGACAACTCAAGACCAAAACCAAGGTCCGAGTTCG from Leptospira neocaledonica includes these protein-coding regions:
- a CDS encoding LIC_11321 family protein, which codes for MINFRTRTLVLVLSCLCWIATSISGVSPEPPKDTKNQETSPKKEKPSKTQGCCRIKYEGGGFDYFPTTEEECVAKPGFQSFEKNSALCFQSLWD